From Methanobacterium sp., a single genomic window includes:
- a CDS encoding NifB/NifX family molybdenum-iron cluster-binding protein, with protein sequence MPFKVAVASSDRKSIDQHFGQASHFLIFKIKESQEFEFIEVRKNIPPYENPNLLEDHDNAIERSVNLISDCDVVLASQIGPGAVKILLSCQIQPYGVPNLLIENALKKLTSSKLVSNTIPKPVIY encoded by the coding sequence ATGCCATTTAAAGTCGCAGTTGCAAGTAGTGACAGAAAATCTATAGATCAGCATTTTGGCCAGGCTTCCCATTTCTTGATATTTAAGATTAAAGAAAGTCAGGAATTTGAATTCATTGAAGTACGGAAAAACATTCCACCTTACGAAAATCCAAATTTACTGGAAGATCATGATAATGCAATTGAAAGGAGTGTTAATTTGATTTCAGATTGTGATGTGGTACTTGCAAGTCAAATTGGCCCTGGAGCAGTTAAAATTCTTTTATCATGCCAAATACAGCCATATGGTGTTCCCAATTTACTAATTGAAAATGCATTAAAAAAACTGACTTCTTCAAAATTGGTATCTAATACGATACCAAAGCCTGTAATCTATTAA
- a CDS encoding DUF305 domain-containing protein: MKENEKLVVVGVVIVALITFLALFSMYWNYYPMMGGQNGQTGQGMMENIDRHFIEQMIPHHEEAVAMADIALIKAKHPEIKQLARNIKSSQSIEITKMRQWYKARYGTDVPANSSMMGNMTDLDDLKNAKPFDKEFIEEMIPHHQMAIMMSQMVLYHSNDPEIRVLAESIIKTQRVEIEEMGKWYKEWYGTDVPASGVIGSNGGMMHGGMMNA, encoded by the coding sequence ATGAAAGAAAATGAAAAACTTGTGGTTGTTGGAGTTGTTATAGTAGCTCTTATAACATTTTTAGCACTTTTTTCAATGTATTGGAATTATTATCCTATGATGGGTGGACAGAACGGTCAAACAGGTCAAGGCATGATGGAGAATATAGATCGTCATTTTATTGAACAAATGATTCCTCATCATGAGGAAGCCGTGGCCATGGCGGATATTGCATTAATTAAAGCAAAACATCCTGAAATTAAACAGCTTGCAAGAAACATTAAAAGCAGCCAGAGTATTGAAATTACAAAGATGCGTCAATGGTATAAAGCCCGGTATGGCACTGATGTACCTGCTAATTCAAGTATGATGGGAAATATGACAGATTTAGATGATCTTAAAAATGCAAAGCCCTTTGATAAGGAATTTATTGAGGAGATGATCCCTCATCACCAGATGGCAATAATGATGTCGCAGATGGTTTTATATCATTCAAATGATCCAGAAATTCGTGTACTTGCTGAATCCATTATTAAAACTCAAAGAGTGGAAATAGAAGAGATGGGAAAATGGTATAAGGAATGGTATGGCACTGATGTACCCGCTTCGGGTGTGATAGGCTCTAACGGTGGAATGATGCATGGAGGCATGATGAATGCGTAG